A genomic region of Cyprinus carpio isolate SPL01 chromosome B11, ASM1834038v1, whole genome shotgun sequence contains the following coding sequences:
- the LOC109056604 gene encoding gastrin-releasing peptide receptor has product MPDLILTPTDVVKFLGDSPELSNISAAPEHPHLHSGIVIATVYALLITAGLIGNVTLIRTFCIVKSMRNVPNLFMSSLALGDVLLLVTCAPVDASKFLADEWLFGRMGCKLIPFIQLTSVGVSVFTLTALAADRYKAIVKPMDIQTSKASLKVCLRAASIWLLSMILAIPEVVFSDLHSFHIPETNETFKACAPYPHAGDLHPKIHSMASFLILYIIPLFIISVYYIFIARSLIQSAINMPVEGNAHIRRQIESRIRLAKTVLVFVGLFAICWLPNHVIYLYRSYHYTEVDTSMAHFISSVCARILAFTNSCVNPFALYLLSKSFRKQFNKQLCCCCPSILTYSQTARRNNTRQSSIKSTQNHSVASFSLVNGNVVCN; this is encoded by the exons ATGCCTGATTTAATATTAACACCGACGGACGTTGTAAAGTTTCTGGGCGACTCTCCGGAGCTCAGCAACATCAGCGCTGCTCCGGAGCATCCGCACTTGCATTCAGGCATCGTTATCGCCACCGTTTACGCGCTCCTCATCACTGCTGGACTAATTGGTAATGTGACGCTCATTAGGACGTTTTGCATCGTAAAATCCATGCGCAATGTGCCAAATCTCTTCATGTCGAGTCTCGCTCTCGGAGATGTGCTGCTGCTGGTCACCTGCGCGCCCGTGGATGCCAGCAAGTTTCTAGCGGACGAGTGGCTTTTCGGGCGGATGGGCTGTAAACTCATCCCGTTCATCCAGCTGACATCGGTTGGAGTCTCGGTGTTCACGCTCACAGCGCTGGCAGCGGACAG ATACAAGGCCATCGTCAAGCCAATGGATATCCAGACATCTAAAGCCTCGCTAAAGGTCTGCCTTAGGGCTGCGTCAATCTGGCTGCTCTCCATGATCCTGGCCATTCCTGAGGTGGTGTTCTCTGATCTACACTCCTTCCACATCCCAGAAACCAATGAGACTTTTAAAGCATGTGCTCCTTACCCTCACGCTGGAGATCTGCACCCCAAAATCCATTCCATGGCCTCCTTCCTTATTCTGTACATCATTCCTCTTTTCATTATTTCTGTGTACTACATCTTTATTGCCAGAAGTCTGATTCAGAGTGCGATTAACATGCCTGTGGAGGGAAATGCGCACATTCGGAGGCAG ATTGAGTCACGGATACGGCTTGCCAAGACCGTGCTGGTGTTTGTGGGTCTCTTTGCCATCTGCTGGCTTCCGAACCATGTGATTTACCTCTACCGGTCCTACCATTACACAGAAGTGGACACCTCAATGGCCCATTTCATCTCCAGCGTGTGCGCACGTATCCTTGCCTTCACCAACTCTTGTGTGAATCCCTTTGCTCTCTACCTGCTCAGCAAATCCTTTAGAAAGCAGTTCAACAAGCAGCTTTGCTGCTGTTGCCCGTCCATCTTGACGTATTCACAAACCGCTAGGCGTAACAATACACGACAGAGTTCAATCAAAAGTACCCAGAACCACTCTGTGGCCAGCTTCAGCCTTGTCAATGGCAATGTTGTCTGCAATTAG